The following coding sequences lie in one Streptomyces xiamenensis genomic window:
- a CDS encoding MFS transporter produces MTDPVPATTPSPSAPAPPASTPPPPGGVLSRPHRALTLGCVSTILLIAFEAMAVGTAMPAAAEALDGVALYAFAFSAYFTTSLLGMVVAGQWCDRSGPMGPVVGGIAVFSTGLLLSGVAQNMLTFVAGRAAQGTGGGLVIVALYVTVRRAYPEHLRPAALAAFSAAWVVPSLLGPVIAGVVTEHFGWRWVFLGITVLVVLPLLIMLPPLRREASGPPDTGAKKFDARTLRLAAAVAIGAGLLQFGGQELRWISVLPVVAGLALVAPSARRLLPAGTFRAARGLPSVIMLRGLISGAFMATQTFLPLMLVTQRGLSVTQAGLALAVSGAVWALGSYAQSRPRLEPYRFTMVRSGTVLILFAVLTTPLVLIDAVPVWTPALTLSVGCFGMGMVVSSVGVLVLRLSRPEEAGGNVASLQVCDALSNVVMLTAVGSAFAALGGSTTAAEDTAAVGPGAFVVVYAAATIVAVLAVITGGRVTAKGDIAN; encoded by the coding sequence ATGACCGACCCCGTACCGGCGACAACGCCGTCGCCATCCGCCCCGGCCCCGCCCGCGTCCACCCCGCCCCCGCCCGGGGGCGTGCTCAGCCGGCCCCACCGGGCGCTGACCCTCGGATGCGTGAGCACCATCCTGCTCATCGCCTTCGAGGCCATGGCCGTCGGCACCGCGATGCCCGCCGCCGCCGAGGCCCTGGACGGGGTCGCGCTGTACGCGTTCGCCTTCTCCGCGTACTTCACCACCTCCCTGCTGGGCATGGTGGTGGCCGGGCAGTGGTGCGACCGCAGCGGGCCGATGGGGCCCGTGGTGGGCGGGATCGCCGTCTTCTCCACCGGACTGCTGCTCTCCGGCGTCGCCCAGAACATGCTCACCTTCGTGGCCGGCCGCGCCGCACAGGGCACCGGCGGGGGCCTGGTCATCGTCGCGCTGTACGTCACCGTGCGCCGCGCCTACCCCGAACATCTGCGCCCGGCCGCCCTCGCCGCGTTCTCCGCCGCCTGGGTGGTGCCCTCGCTGCTGGGCCCGGTCATCGCCGGCGTCGTCACCGAACACTTCGGCTGGCGCTGGGTGTTCCTGGGCATCACCGTCCTGGTGGTGCTGCCGCTGCTGATCATGCTGCCGCCGCTGCGCCGCGAGGCGTCCGGGCCGCCCGACACCGGCGCGAAGAAGTTCGACGCCCGCACCCTGCGGCTGGCCGCGGCCGTCGCCATCGGCGCCGGGCTGCTCCAGTTCGGCGGCCAGGAGCTGCGGTGGATCTCCGTGCTCCCGGTCGTCGCCGGACTCGCCCTCGTCGCGCCCTCCGCCCGCCGGCTGCTGCCCGCCGGGACGTTCCGCGCCGCCCGGGGCCTGCCGTCCGTCATCATGCTGCGCGGACTGATCTCCGGCGCCTTCATGGCCACCCAGACCTTCCTGCCGCTGATGCTGGTGACCCAGCGCGGCCTGTCCGTCACCCAGGCCGGGCTCGCCCTGGCCGTCTCCGGCGCGGTGTGGGCCCTGGGCTCCTACGCGCAGTCCCGGCCGCGCCTTGAGCCGTACCGGTTCACGATGGTGCGCTCCGGCACGGTGCTGATCCTGTTCGCCGTGCTCACCACCCCGCTCGTCCTCATCGACGCGGTACCGGTGTGGACGCCCGCCCTCACCCTGTCCGTCGGCTGCTTCGGCATGGGCATGGTCGTCTCCTCGGTCGGCGTGCTCGTGCTGCGGCTCTCCCGCCCCGAGGAGGCGGGCGGAAACGTGGCCTCGCTCCAGGTCTGTGACGCGCTGTCGAATGTGGTGATGCTCACTGCCGTCGGAAGCGCCTTCGCCGCCCTCGGCGGCAGCACCACCGCGGCCGAGGACACCGCAGCGGTGGGCCCCGGCGCCTTCGTGGTGGTCTACGCGGCGGCCACCATCGTCGCCGTGCTGGCCGTCATCACCGGCGGGCGAGTGACGGCAAAGGGGGACATAGCGAACTGA
- a CDS encoding DEAD/DEAH box helicase, protein MTTTAASATTTASSHLSPAFPGRAPWGTASKLRAWQQAAMDAYVQAQPQDFLAVATPGAGKTTFALTLASWLLHHHVVQQVTVVAPTEHLKKQWAEAAARIGIRLDPEYSSGRLGAEYHGVAITYAGVGVKPMLHRNRCEQRKTLVILDEIHHAGDSRSWGEACLEAFEPATRRLALTGTPFRSDTNPIPFVAYGDNGDGIRRSVADYTYGYGSALADGVVRPVIFLSYSGSMRWRTKAGDELAAKLGEPMTKDATSQAWRTALDPKGAWMPAVLSAADRRLTEVRRAIPDAGGLVIATDQESARAYAKLIREITGEGATLVLSDDGGASQRIDDFRTSDDRWMVAVRMVSEGVDVPRLAVGVYATTISTPLFFAQAVGRFVRSRRRGETASVFLPTIPTLLGFAHEMEVERDHILDKPKKGGEDEDPYAEEADLLAEAEREQNEPDGTDDQLPFEALESEAVFDRVMYDGAEFGMQAHPGSAEEQDYLGIPGLLEPDQVQMLLQKRQARQIAHSKKRPDEEADLLEVPAERRPVVTHKEMMDLRRELNALVGAYVHQSGKPHGVIHTELRRVCGGPATAEATAGQLRQRMAKVKEWATRMR, encoded by the coding sequence GTGACTACCACCGCCGCTTCCGCCACAACCACCGCGTCCTCCCACCTCTCCCCGGCCTTCCCCGGCCGTGCCCCCTGGGGCACCGCGAGCAAGCTGCGCGCCTGGCAGCAGGCGGCGATGGACGCCTATGTGCAGGCCCAGCCCCAGGACTTCCTCGCCGTCGCCACCCCCGGCGCCGGCAAGACCACCTTCGCGCTGACCCTCGCCTCCTGGCTGCTGCACCACCACGTCGTGCAGCAGGTGACCGTGGTGGCCCCCACCGAGCACCTGAAGAAGCAGTGGGCCGAGGCCGCCGCCCGGATAGGCATCAGGCTGGACCCCGAGTACAGCTCCGGGCGGCTCGGCGCGGAGTACCACGGCGTGGCCATCACGTACGCGGGCGTCGGCGTGAAGCCGATGCTGCACCGCAACCGCTGCGAGCAGCGCAAGACCCTCGTCATCCTCGACGAGATCCACCACGCCGGTGACTCCCGCTCCTGGGGCGAGGCGTGCCTGGAGGCGTTCGAGCCCGCCACCCGCCGGCTCGCCCTCACCGGTACGCCCTTCCGCTCCGACACCAACCCCATCCCGTTCGTCGCCTACGGGGACAACGGGGACGGCATCCGCCGCTCCGTCGCCGACTACACGTACGGCTACGGCAGCGCGCTGGCCGACGGCGTGGTGCGGCCCGTCATCTTCCTCTCCTACAGCGGCAGCATGCGCTGGCGCACCAAGGCGGGCGACGAACTCGCCGCCAAGCTCGGCGAACCCATGACCAAGGACGCCACCTCGCAGGCGTGGCGCACCGCGCTCGACCCCAAGGGCGCCTGGATGCCGGCCGTGCTGAGCGCCGCCGACCGGCGGCTGACGGAGGTGCGGCGGGCCATCCCGGACGCCGGGGGCCTGGTCATCGCCACCGACCAGGAGTCGGCGCGCGCGTACGCCAAGCTGATCCGCGAGATCACGGGGGAGGGCGCCACGCTCGTGCTGTCGGACGACGGCGGCGCCTCGCAGCGCATCGACGACTTCCGGACGTCGGACGACCGCTGGATGGTGGCGGTGCGCATGGTCTCCGAGGGGGTGGACGTCCCGCGGCTGGCGGTCGGCGTGTACGCCACCACCATCTCCACGCCGCTGTTCTTCGCGCAGGCGGTGGGCCGCTTCGTGCGCTCGCGGCGGCGCGGCGAGACCGCGTCCGTCTTCCTGCCCACCATCCCCACCCTGCTCGGCTTCGCGCACGAGATGGAGGTCGAACGCGACCACATCCTGGACAAGCCCAAGAAGGGCGGCGAGGACGAGGACCCGTACGCGGAGGAGGCCGACCTCCTCGCCGAGGCGGAGCGCGAGCAGAACGAGCCCGACGGAACGGATGACCAACTGCCCTTCGAGGCACTGGAGTCGGAAGCCGTCTTCGACCGGGTGATGTACGACGGAGCCGAGTTCGGGATGCAGGCGCACCCGGGGAGCGCCGAGGAGCAGGACTATCTCGGCATCCCCGGTCTGCTGGAACCGGATCAGGTGCAGATGCTGCTCCAGAAGCGGCAGGCGCGGCAGATCGCGCACAGCAAGAAGCGGCCGGACGAGGAGGCCGACCTGCTGGAGGTGCCGGCCGAGCGGCGCCCGGTGGTGACCCACAAGGAGATGATGGACCTGCGGCGCGAACTGAACGCGCTGGTGGGGGCGTACGTGCACCAGTCGGGCAAGCCGCACGGGGTGATCCACACCGAGCTGCGCCGGGTGTGTGGCGGGCCGGCGACGGCGGAGGCGACGGCGGGGCAGTTGCGTCAGCGGATGGCCAAGGTGAAGGAGTGGGCCACCCGGATGCGCTGA
- a CDS encoding IclR family transcriptional regulator has protein sequence MTAETSQTLDRGLRVLKLLAETDHGLTVTELSKQLGVNRTVVYRLLATLEQHALVRRDTSGRARVGVGVLGLTRQVHPLVREAALPALRALAEDVGATAHLTVVDGSDALAVAVVEPSWTDYHVAYRAGFRHPLDRGAAGRAILTGRCKDIQDEEGFVLTHGELEAGASGAAAPLPRDCGIEGSVGVVMLNESVPPDVGPRVVRAALEVAAVLR, from the coding sequence GTGACTGCGGAGACCTCTCAGACGCTCGACCGTGGACTACGGGTTCTCAAACTGCTCGCCGAGACCGATCACGGTCTGACCGTGACCGAACTGTCCAAACAGCTCGGCGTCAACCGCACCGTGGTCTACCGCCTGCTGGCCACCCTCGAACAGCACGCCCTGGTCCGCCGCGACACCAGCGGCCGGGCCCGGGTCGGCGTCGGCGTCCTGGGACTCACCCGCCAAGTGCACCCGCTGGTACGGGAAGCCGCGCTGCCCGCGCTGCGCGCCCTGGCCGAGGACGTCGGAGCCACCGCCCATCTCACCGTGGTCGACGGCAGTGACGCCCTCGCCGTCGCCGTCGTCGAACCGAGCTGGACCGACTACCACGTGGCGTACCGGGCCGGCTTCCGTCACCCCCTGGACCGGGGCGCGGCCGGGCGCGCCATACTGACCGGCCGCTGCAAGGACATCCAGGACGAGGAGGGGTTCGTCCTCACCCACGGCGAACTGGAGGCGGGCGCCAGCGGTGCCGCCGCCCCGCTGCCGCGCGACTGCGGCATCGAGGGGAGCGTCGGGGTCGTCATGCTGAACGAATCCGTCCCGCCGGACGTCGGCCCCCGCGTCGTCCGCGCCGCCCTCGAAGTCGCCGCCGTGCTGCGCTGA
- a CDS encoding S16 family serine protease, translating into MSALTKSLTGRRRTWALAACGALFAALLAVAAFAPLPFAVAHPGPTADVLGDSDGKPVITITGAPVREPEGELRMTTITATAPDASVHLTDVLGGYFASDQAVLPTEAVYPVGDSVQEIQQHNREQMTQSQHSAVTAALGHLGRADEGIDIALSLDSVGGPSAGLLFSLGIVDLLDGDGHGGDLTGGAVIAGTGTIDADGTVGPVGGVPLKTQAAKRDGATVFLVPRDECDAATANLPDGLRLIPVTTLSGAIDDLRALAAGESVPGC; encoded by the coding sequence ATGTCCGCCCTCACCAAGTCGCTGACCGGCCGGCGCCGTACCTGGGCGCTCGCCGCGTGCGGCGCGCTGTTCGCCGCGCTGCTCGCGGTCGCCGCCTTCGCGCCGCTGCCGTTCGCCGTCGCGCACCCCGGCCCCACCGCCGACGTGCTGGGCGACAGCGACGGCAAGCCCGTCATCACCATCACCGGCGCCCCGGTGCGCGAACCCGAGGGCGAGCTGCGGATGACGACCATCACCGCCACCGCACCGGACGCCTCCGTACATCTCACCGATGTCCTCGGCGGCTACTTCGCCTCCGACCAGGCGGTGCTGCCCACCGAAGCGGTCTACCCGGTGGGTGACTCGGTCCAGGAGATCCAGCAGCACAACCGCGAACAGATGACCCAGTCCCAGCACTCCGCCGTCACCGCCGCCCTGGGCCACCTCGGCCGCGCCGACGAGGGCATCGACATCGCCCTCAGCCTGGACTCGGTCGGCGGCCCCAGCGCCGGACTGCTGTTCTCGCTCGGCATCGTCGACCTGCTGGACGGCGACGGTCACGGCGGCGACCTCACCGGCGGCGCGGTCATCGCCGGGACCGGCACCATCGACGCGGACGGCACCGTCGGCCCGGTCGGCGGCGTGCCGCTGAAGACCCAGGCGGCCAAGCGCGACGGCGCCACCGTCTTCCTCGTCCCGCGGGACGAGTGCGACGCCGCCACCGCCAACCTCCCCGACGGACTGCGCCTCATCCCGGTGACCACCCTGTCCGGCGCCATCGACGATCTGCGCGCGCTCGCGGCGGGGGAGTCCGTACCGGGTTGCTAG
- the hppD gene encoding 4-hydroxyphenylpyruvate dioxygenase has protein sequence MTEHTPADPFPVQGMDAVVFAVGNAKQAAHYYSTAFGMTLVAYQGPENGSRETASYVLESGSARFVFTSVITPTGERGKELARHVAEHGDGVIDLAIEVPDARAAYAHAVARGAHGLAEPYELSDDDGTVVLAAISTYGETRHTLVERSGYKGAYLPGFTPARPMVAPAEGRRRVFQAIDHCVGNVELGRMNEWVEFYNNVMGFTNMKEFVGDDIATEYSALMSKVVADGTRKVKFPINEPAPGKKKSQIDEYLEFYGGPGVQHIALNTGDIIHTVRTMRAAGVEFLDVPDSYYDTLGEWVGETRVPVDTLRELKILADRDEDGYLLQIFTKPVQDRPTVFFEMIERHGSLGFGKGNFKALFEAIEREQARRGNL, from the coding sequence ATGACTGAGCACACTCCGGCCGATCCGTTCCCGGTACAGGGGATGGATGCGGTCGTCTTCGCGGTGGGCAATGCCAAACAGGCAGCGCATTACTACTCGACGGCGTTCGGGATGACCCTCGTCGCCTATCAGGGCCCGGAGAACGGCAGCCGGGAGACCGCTTCGTACGTGCTGGAATCCGGAAGCGCCCGGTTTGTCTTCACCTCGGTCATCACTCCGACGGGCGAACGCGGGAAGGAGCTGGCGCGGCATGTCGCCGAGCACGGGGACGGGGTGATCGATCTGGCGATCGAGGTACCCGACGCCCGGGCGGCGTACGCGCACGCGGTGGCGCGGGGCGCGCACGGTCTCGCGGAGCCGTACGAGCTGTCGGACGACGACGGGACGGTGGTCCTGGCGGCGATCTCGACCTACGGGGAGACCCGGCACACGCTGGTGGAGCGCTCCGGCTACAAGGGGGCTTACCTGCCGGGGTTCACGCCGGCGCGCCCGATGGTCGCGCCGGCGGAGGGGCGGCGCCGGGTGTTCCAGGCGATCGACCACTGTGTGGGAAATGTGGAACTCGGCCGGATGAACGAGTGGGTCGAGTTCTACAACAACGTCATGGGCTTCACGAATATGAAGGAGTTCGTGGGCGACGACATCGCGACGGAGTACTCGGCGCTGATGTCCAAGGTGGTGGCGGACGGCACCCGCAAGGTGAAGTTCCCGATCAACGAGCCGGCGCCGGGCAAGAAGAAGTCGCAGATCGACGAGTACCTGGAGTTCTACGGCGGCCCCGGCGTCCAGCACATCGCCCTGAACACCGGGGACATCATCCACACCGTGCGCACCATGCGGGCGGCGGGCGTGGAGTTCCTCGACGTGCCGGACTCGTACTACGACACACTCGGCGAGTGGGTCGGCGAGACGCGGGTCCCGGTGGACACGCTGCGGGAGCTGAAGATCCTGGCCGACCGCGACGAGGACGGCTACCTGTTGCAGATCTTCACGAAGCCGGTACAGGATCGGCCAACGGTCTTCTTCGAGATGATCGAGCGGCACGGATCGCTGGGATTTGGCAAAGGGAACTTCAAAGCTCTCTTCGAGGCAATCGAGCGTGAACAGGCGCGGCGGGGGAATCTGTAA
- a CDS encoding Lrp/AsnC family transcriptional regulator, with product MAIDELDGRLLELLAREPRIGVLEASRRLGVARGTAQARLDKLRATGVIRGFGPEVDPAAIGFPVTAFATLEIKQGRGGEVRAHLASVPEVLELHTITGQGDMLCRLVARSNADLQRVIDEVVGFDGIVRSATAIVMENPVPYRTTPLVRHAAHPHPYPRPRPQAHLSPSDSPSSGPHRSPPPG from the coding sequence ATGGCGATCGACGAACTGGACGGCCGGCTGCTGGAACTGCTCGCGCGCGAGCCGCGCATCGGTGTACTGGAGGCATCCAGACGGCTGGGGGTCGCACGCGGCACCGCCCAGGCGCGTCTGGACAAGCTCCGCGCCACCGGGGTGATCCGGGGCTTCGGACCCGAGGTGGACCCGGCGGCCATCGGCTTCCCGGTGACGGCCTTCGCCACCCTGGAGATCAAGCAGGGACGCGGGGGAGAGGTGCGCGCCCATCTCGCCTCCGTTCCCGAGGTGTTGGAACTGCACACCATCACCGGCCAGGGCGACATGCTGTGCCGCCTCGTCGCCCGCTCCAACGCCGATCTCCAGCGCGTCATCGACGAGGTCGTGGGCTTCGACGGCATCGTCCGCTCCGCCACCGCCATCGTCATGGAGAACCCGGTGCCCTACCGCACCACCCCGCTCGTGCGGCACGCCGCGCACCCGCACCCGTACCCGCGTCCCCGGCCGCAGGCTCACCTGTCACCGTCGGACAGCCCGTCGAGCGGCCCCCACAGGTCGCCGCCGCCCGGGTAG
- a CDS encoding SsgA family sporulation/cell division regulator, producing the protein MNTTVERDVELQLVLSPERSIPVPARFVYRSDDPYAVHITFHFGSDTPVYWTFSRELLVEGVFRPSGHGDVRVWPTKIDTRSVICVALSSPDGDALIQAPAVAVSAWLERTLRLVPPGTESENTDLEEELFALLTPAPGDDCYPGGGDLWGPLDGLSDGDR; encoded by the coding sequence ATGAACACCACCGTCGAACGGGACGTCGAACTCCAGCTGGTGCTCTCGCCGGAGCGCAGCATCCCGGTACCGGCCCGCTTCGTGTACAGGTCCGATGACCCGTACGCCGTCCACATCACCTTCCACTTCGGCTCGGACACCCCCGTGTACTGGACGTTCTCCCGCGAGTTGCTGGTGGAAGGTGTCTTCCGGCCCTCCGGGCACGGCGATGTGCGGGTGTGGCCGACGAAGATCGACACGCGCAGCGTCATCTGTGTGGCGCTGAGTTCACCCGACGGCGACGCGCTGATCCAGGCGCCCGCGGTGGCGGTGTCGGCGTGGTTGGAGCGCACGCTGCGCCTCGTACCGCCGGGCACCGAGTCCGAGAACACCGATCTGGAGGAGGAGTTGTTCGCCCTGCTGACCCCGGCGCCGGGTGACGACTGCTACCCGGGCGGCGGCGACCTGTGGGGGCCGCTCGACGGGCTGTCCGACGGTGACAGGTGA
- a CDS encoding RDD family protein — protein MSSPPAGSAGGSPGPNWYPDPSIPGYIRYWNGAAWMPGTSRPEPRDGEQLPAPPPGAPAPALPEPAPEARALPELEPARRAGEEDAQAAPVAPAQKPDPRIDPRGQFLRATPGREPQLQAQAQPEPQPRQQARAEPERVPEQQRPAAAAPAALPAVPEQQARPVQPAQARSVPPERPHEQTAQLRLPKGESWQHQVRELAQQAPQQQAPQPLPPLPVPQQQQQQHLPVAQPQPQPQQAAPQLQAASAQSPFLRSHQADPLTPLPFSKDAIFGAGDQLYPAGLGRRLLARLIDSLLPVGAAAAMAAMVIGDARDHIQQQIDAANEAGVTREIWLIDGTTGGYLAMVLGVFLVAGFLFEALPTALWSRSPGKALCKLRVLDLQSQVKPTFGAALSRWFLYSVLGILVIGIVNVLWGVRDRPWHQCWHDKAAGTFVAR, from the coding sequence ATGAGCTCCCCACCCGCAGGAAGCGCCGGCGGAAGCCCGGGGCCCAACTGGTATCCGGACCCGTCGATTCCCGGCTACATCCGGTACTGGAACGGCGCCGCCTGGATGCCCGGCACCAGCCGCCCGGAGCCACGGGACGGGGAGCAGCTGCCCGCACCGCCGCCCGGGGCACCCGCGCCCGCCCTTCCGGAGCCGGCTCCCGAGGCACGGGCGCTGCCCGAGCTGGAGCCCGCGCGCCGGGCCGGGGAGGAGGACGCGCAGGCCGCGCCCGTGGCGCCCGCGCAGAAGCCCGACCCTCGCATCGACCCCCGGGGCCAGTTCCTGCGTGCGACGCCGGGGCGTGAGCCCCAGCTGCAGGCGCAGGCCCAGCCGGAACCGCAGCCGCGGCAGCAGGCCCGGGCCGAACCGGAGCGGGTGCCGGAACAGCAGCGGCCGGCCGCCGCCGCGCCGGCCGCGCTGCCCGCCGTGCCCGAGCAGCAGGCCCGGCCGGTGCAGCCCGCGCAGGCCCGTTCGGTGCCGCCGGAGCGGCCGCACGAGCAGACCGCCCAACTGCGGCTGCCCAAGGGGGAGTCCTGGCAGCACCAGGTGCGCGAACTCGCCCAGCAGGCACCGCAGCAGCAGGCCCCGCAGCCGCTGCCGCCCCTCCCGGTCCCGCAGCAGCAGCAACAACAGCACCTGCCGGTGGCCCAGCCGCAGCCCCAGCCGCAGCAGGCAGCACCGCAACTCCAGGCCGCGTCCGCCCAGTCGCCGTTCCTGCGGTCGCACCAGGCGGACCCGCTCACCCCGCTGCCCTTCAGCAAGGACGCGATCTTCGGCGCGGGCGACCAGCTGTACCCGGCCGGTCTCGGCCGCCGGCTGCTGGCCCGGCTGATCGATTCCCTGCTCCCGGTGGGTGCCGCCGCCGCGATGGCGGCCATGGTCATCGGAGACGCCAGGGACCACATCCAGCAGCAGATCGACGCGGCCAACGAGGCCGGGGTGACCCGGGAGATCTGGCTGATCGACGGCACCACGGGCGGCTACCTGGCCATGGTGCTGGGCGTCTTCCTGGTGGCGGGTTTCCTCTTCGAGGCGCTGCCCACGGCGCTGTGGAGCCGTTCCCCGGGCAAGGCCCTGTGCAAGCTGCGGGTGCTGGACCTCCAGAGCCAGGTCAAGCCCACCTTCGGGGCCGCGCTGTCGCGCTGGTTCCTGTACAGCGTCCTGGGGATCCTGGTGATCGGGATCGTCAACGTGCTGTGGGGTGTGCGCGATCGCCCCTGGCACCAGTGCTGGCACGACAAGGCGGCGGGCACCTTCGTCGCACGCTGA
- a CDS encoding RDD family protein: MPGSAGGPGPYGEADPLAGMPPLPSRGRRLVARIIDALIIGIPMSLLLWAITGDRNYDTASSSNYLQQAAIIIVYFVYEGAMLSARGQTLGKMAMRIRVAMLENGAVPHGSPGWFRAAVYSLPELLPCFGFIFWLVNVLNCTWDKPYRQCLHDKAARTVVVSTA, translated from the coding sequence GTGCCCGGTTCGGCGGGCGGCCCGGGCCCGTACGGCGAGGCCGATCCGCTGGCGGGGATGCCGCCGTTGCCCTCCCGGGGGCGGCGGCTGGTGGCGCGGATCATCGACGCGCTGATCATCGGCATCCCGATGTCCCTGCTGCTGTGGGCGATCACCGGCGACCGCAACTACGACACCGCCTCCAGCAGCAACTACCTCCAGCAGGCCGCCATCATCATCGTGTACTTCGTATACGAGGGCGCGATGCTCAGCGCGCGGGGGCAGACGCTCGGCAAGATGGCCATGCGGATCCGGGTGGCGATGCTGGAGAACGGGGCTGTGCCGCACGGCAGTCCCGGGTGGTTCCGGGCCGCGGTGTACTCCCTGCCGGAGCTGCTGCCCTGCTTCGGCTTCATCTTCTGGCTGGTCAACGTGCTCAACTGCACCTGGGACAAGCCCTACCGGCAGTGTCTGCACGACAAGGCGGCCAGGACCGTTGTGGTCTCGACCGCCTGA